ATCCTGCTCGGTACCGACGGCCCATACCACAACGTCGTGAAGATCCGCCCGCCGATGCCGTTCGACGAGCATGACGCCGATCTGTTGGTCGAGGAGGTCGACCAGGTACTGCGCGAACTGCGCGGCGCGTAGCGCGCCTCAGTGCGTGAATAGCAACGGCGCCAGGGCGATGAAGTTGCGCCGCCACACCTGCCATTGGTGGGCGCCCGGTGTGGTCACGAAGGTGTGGCGCACGCCGTGCCGGTCGAGCAGCGTCGCGAACAATTTGTTGGGCGGGAACCACGTCCGGTCGTCGGTGCCGCAGGCCGTCCAGAGCAGCTTGAGCGTGTTGTTCGTTCGTGTCGAGTCGTCGAGCACCCGGCCGAACGCCTGGTCGAGCGCCGCCTCCTGTCGCGGGATGGCGGCGCTGAACCCCGCGACCCAGTGAAACAGGGCCGGGTGCGTGAGCCCGATCGTCAGTGACTGATTGCCGCCCATCGAGAAGCCCGCGATCGCGCGGTGGTCGGCGTCGGGGAAGACACGATAGGTGTGCTCCACCAGCGGCATGACGGCGCCCAGCAGGTCCTTGCTCACCAGCCGAGCGTCGGCCTCGGGCGGCTCGTTGAATCCGAGCGTGGTCGCCACCTGCGGGTGTCCGTACGGCATCACGACCACCATCGGTAGCGCCTTGCCCTGGGCGATCAGGTTGTCGAGGATGAGATTGGCCCGTCCGGTGGTGGTCCACCCCGCCTCGATGAAGCCGGCGCCGTGCAGCAGATACAGCGCCGGGAAGCTGTCGCGGCCGGCCTCGTATCCCGGTGGCGTGTAGACGTAGACAGCGCGCAGGCCGCCCAGGGCCTCGGAGTCGTACCAGTTGATGTGCACCGTGCCGTGCGGCACGGGTCGCGGATCCCACAGTTGAGGGCCGTGGCCCGGCACCTCGATCAGGCTCGACGACGTGCGCGGGCCCAGCGTGACGCTGGGGTTAACGGGATCGGGGACCGTCACGTCATCGATCTGGAACGTGTAGTCGTAGAGGTCGGGCGCGAACGGTCCCATCGTCACGCTCCATACACCGGCGGAGTCCTTGGCCATCGCCTGGCGAGGCTGGTCCTGGATCATGTCGCCGCCCACGCTCACGTTCCCGGCCATGGGCGCGAATACGCGAAAGGTGATCGTACGATCGGCGTGCACTTCGGGCGAGCGCAGCGAGGCCGGGCGCGGCGGCTGTTGAGCGCCGCTCGCCGAGGTGAGCACGGCCAACGCGGCGAGTGGCGTCGCGAAGATCGGCAGGAACCTCCGCCCCATCGAGGCGGTAGAGAGGGCGAGAGGAGCAAGCACGGCGTGCCTCGGAAATGGAAACGCGGGTGGGGGGAGGAAAGGGAACGTGGGAAAACTCGTCCCGCGCGATTCACGCGCAAGGGATGCGCGCCACTCCTCGCGAAAAATGACGCGAGGCTGTCGGATCACAGTGAAAATTCAACTTGTCAAAGGCGGAACATCGCCGTATACTCGACTGTATACAATGGCGGCCGTCGTGGACACACCGCGGTGGAATTCACCGCTCAGTCGGAGGAGCACTATGCAGTCCCAGTGTGCAGTCCAGCCGCCAACGAAATCGCGGAGCCTCGTCGGGCTCGCGGTGCTGGCGCTCGTCGCCGTGTGGGGCGTGCGCCCGGCCGGGGCGCAGCAGGCGGGATATCTGTTTCACGCCCCGACCACCACCTTCACCGTGCGTACGGGGTACGATTTCGCGAGCGCGAACAGCGACATCTTCTCCACGGTGATGAACGAGTTGACGCTCAACCGCAGCGATTTCAGCAGCGCCACGATCGCCACCGATCTCGCCTTCACTCTCAGTCCGCAGGTGGACGCCGAATTCGGCCTCGGGTACTCGCGCTCGGCGGCGCAGTCGCAGTTCCGGGGGTGGCTTGACAACAACAATCTGCCCATCCAGCAGAGCACCGAGTTCACCCGCGTGCCGCTGACGGTGGGCCTCAAGGCCTATCTCCAGCCAAGAGGCCAGTCGATCGGAAAATTCGCGTGGGTGCCGGCCCGATTCGCGCCGTACGTCGGGGCCGGGGTGGGCACCATGTATTACAAGTTCCGCCAAGGCGGCGACTTTGTGGACACGTTGAGCACGAACGTGTTTCCTAGCGTGTTAACGTCGTCGGCATGGACGCCGATGGCCGATGCATTCGCGGGAGCCGACTTCACGATCAATCCGAACATGGCCTTCACCGCTGAGGCCCGCTATTCTTGGGCTCAGGGGCAGATGGGCGGTGATTT
Above is a genomic segment from Gemmatimonadaceae bacterium containing:
- a CDS encoding alpha/beta hydrolase-fold protein; the protein is MLAPLALSTASMGRRFLPIFATPLAALAVLTSASGAQQPPRPASLRSPEVHADRTITFRVFAPMAGNVSVGGDMIQDQPRQAMAKDSAGVWSVTMGPFAPDLYDYTFQIDDVTVPDPVNPSVTLGPRTSSSLIEVPGHGPQLWDPRPVPHGTVHINWYDSEALGGLRAVYVYTPPGYEAGRDSFPALYLLHGAGFIEAGWTTTGRANLILDNLIAQGKALPMVVVMPYGHPQVATTLGFNEPPEADARLVSKDLLGAVMPLVEHTYRVFPDADHRAIAGFSMGGNQSLTIGLTHPALFHWVAGFSAAIPRQEAALDQAFGRVLDDSTRTNNTLKLLWTACGTDDRTWFPPNKLFATLLDRHGVRHTFVTTPGAHQWQVWRRNFIALAPLLFTH